One genomic window of Candidatus Melainabacteria bacterium includes the following:
- a CDS encoding tetratricopeptide repeat protein, producing MKRNMITVKRISALASVIALLLNAQTAYSADKVAPSPIPGVEFTKIQDLNPNAKPTNNPIKQKWAVVIGASKFKEKRLDNSGSEVAMDKSAQQFYDYLIDPHGGRFQPDHVKLLINSGATRQNIVSALTSPWLGSLAGPDDLVVVYIATNGFPTTDGSTYLCAYDCAIDNVYSTCISMQTLMDTLRKDVKSQRIMLVLQSCYSGAAELTSGAKALTGTFSGYNIDIDKVALGKGYIILSSSRPDQMTWSDAFSRNLIKALRQQDGLIPLKDAFEMAKKQTEVDTSIIGPTKKQTPVMKSDWTGNELVLGTPPIEKVSELPDAVKSFLSAEAYYLKGTNKLTAGDLDGAAQEYEAAIAVDPKYADALGDFGALKSIKGDWQSAANLYKRAIAVRPNDSLFHANYARVLEKLGQTDASRKELEQSYSLNPKDRVVLQALASKCLQEGDPIRAVKLLQEAVTLFPTSESLHSRLSYAYVQNGDIANALTQAKEAVSIAPDSPAAKLNLGSSLLMSGDKKQAIEVYKQAIALAPTNADAHYLLSNTLESAGDKQSAIGELNKFLELCQPNDARIAKARAHLQELGAGGE from the coding sequence ATGAAGAGAAACATGATTACGGTTAAGCGAATTTCTGCTCTGGCTAGCGTTATTGCACTCTTGCTCAATGCCCAGACCGCCTACAGTGCAGATAAGGTTGCACCGTCGCCGATACCAGGTGTCGAATTCACCAAAATTCAAGACCTCAATCCAAACGCCAAACCGACGAACAATCCCATCAAACAAAAGTGGGCTGTTGTTATTGGTGCCTCTAAATTCAAAGAAAAGAGGCTGGATAACTCCGGCTCTGAAGTAGCGATGGATAAATCGGCCCAGCAGTTTTACGACTATCTCATTGATCCTCACGGCGGCAGATTTCAGCCGGACCACGTCAAATTGCTGATCAACTCGGGTGCCACGAGACAAAATATTGTGTCGGCGCTGACCAGTCCCTGGCTGGGTTCGCTAGCCGGACCCGATGACCTCGTGGTCGTGTATATCGCCACCAATGGTTTCCCGACGACGGATGGTTCCACTTATCTGTGCGCATATGATTGTGCAATAGACAACGTTTATTCCACATGCATCTCCATGCAGACATTGATGGACACGCTGCGAAAAGACGTAAAATCGCAGCGTATCATGCTCGTTCTTCAATCGTGCTACAGCGGCGCGGCAGAGCTCACGTCCGGCGCAAAAGCGTTGACGGGTACATTCAGCGGCTACAACATAGACATAGACAAAGTGGCGCTGGGCAAGGGTTACATAATTCTCTCGTCCAGTCGCCCTGACCAGATGACCTGGAGCGACGCATTCTCGCGCAATTTGATCAAGGCTTTACGCCAACAAGATGGATTGATTCCACTGAAAGACGCCTTCGAGATGGCCAAAAAGCAAACCGAAGTTGACACAAGCATCATCGGACCAACAAAGAAACAGACTCCGGTGATGAAAAGCGACTGGACCGGCAATGAGCTTGTTCTGGGAACACCGCCAATTGAAAAAGTTTCGGAGTTACCCGACGCCGTAAAGAGTTTTTTGTCTGCCGAAGCGTATTACCTGAAGGGGACCAACAAATTAACCGCAGGCGATCTCGATGGCGCGGCGCAGGAATACGAAGCAGCTATAGCCGTAGACCCTAAGTACGCAGATGCGCTCGGCGACTTCGGAGCGCTCAAGTCGATCAAAGGCGATTGGCAATCGGCAGCCAATCTTTACAAGCGGGCAATTGCAGTGCGCCCAAACGATTCACTCTTTCACGCTAACTATGCCCGAGTGCTTGAGAAGTTAGGACAGACTGACGCCAGTCGCAAAGAGCTCGAACAATCCTACTCTTTGAATCCCAAAGATCGGGTCGTTTTACAGGCTCTTGCATCGAAATGCCTGCAAGAGGGAGACCCGATCCGTGCCGTCAAGCTGCTGCAAGAGGCAGTGACCCTTTTCCCCACTTCCGAATCGCTGCACAGCAGGCTCAGCTACGCATACGTGCAAAATGGCGACATTGCAAATGCCCTCACACAAGCGAAAGAAGCAGTCAGTATCGCTCCCGATTCTCCGGCGGCCAAGCTGAATCTCGGCTCCAGCTTGCTCATGTCGGGCGATAAGAAGCAAGCCATCGAAGTTTATAAGCAAGCGATTGCCCTTGCGCCCACTAACGCCGATGCTCACTATTTGCTGAGCAACACCCTGGAAAGCGCAGGTGACAAACAATCTGCGATTGGCGAGTTAAATAAGTTCCTCGAGCTTTGCCAGCCCAACGATGCCCGTATCGCTAAAGCCCGTGCCCATTTGCAGGAGCTCGGTGCAGGCGGGGAGTAA